The following proteins are encoded in a genomic region of Montipora foliosa isolate CH-2021 chromosome 8, ASM3666993v2, whole genome shotgun sequence:
- the LOC137968576 gene encoding uncharacterized protein translates to MNKQDKIRDGQILLDEKANYKPLSSPMALETSQKAKEIISALHHGDHIDDMTQKWLSVTPNPPRIPVFDTLTKIYKPNPVGRPIISGCEGPTERISSFVDHLLQPIAKTQKSYLKDTTDFLNFTEKTKVAKDTTLVSMDVTSLYTNIAQEEGIEIVCRTYETFYGNKLPIPTHFLREHSMETSFRFQLTSSEKF, encoded by the coding sequence AtgaataaacaagacaaaatacGAGACGGTCAGATTCTCTTAGACGAGAAAGCAAACTACAAGCCGCTTTCATCACCTATGGCATTAGAAACCTCTCAAAAAGCAAAAGAGATCATCAGTGCCCTCCATCACGGAGACCACATTGACGACATGACTCAAAAATGGTTATCTGTGACACCAAACCCGCCACGAATTCCTGTTTTCGACACTCTTACAAAGATTTACAAACCTAACCCGGTGGGGAGACCCATCATATCAGGCTGCGAAGGCCCCACTGAACGAATTTCATCATTTGTTGATCACCTACTTCAGCCTATTGCTAAAACACAAAAATCGTACCTCAAAGATACGAcagatttcttaaattttacagaGAAAACTAAAGTCGCAAAAGACACAACCCTTGTCTCAATGGACGTTACTAGCCTTTACACTAACATcgcacaggaggaaggaatcgaAATTGTATGTAGAACATACGAAACATTCTatggaaacaagcttccgaTTCCAACTCACTTCCTCAGAGAACATTCTATGGAAACGAGCTTCCGATTCCAACTCACTTCCTCAGAGAAATTCTAA